The Desulfobulbaceae bacterium region CGATAGGGTTCGACCTCACGGCTGGTAATTGTACCGTTGCCGCCGGAGCGATAGGTGAAGACCACCACACGTCCTATCAGCATGGCCTCGGCCATAGTATCAAAGTTGGCGTTATCGCAGGTGGCGCAGCCCACGGTTTCAAAGGAGAAAATATTGACCAACGGCTGATCTTGGCCTGGAGTAAGCATGGCCATGAGTCGGGAGCGTAATTCAGTGAGACGGGGAGAGAGGACGAAAAGTTCAAGCTGACGGCAGACACCGGCCAAAATCAGGAGGTGGCTGCGATTAAACCAGAAGGAAGGAAGTTCAAAATCGGTATCGGTAAGGAAATAGCCTTGGCGGCGGGGATCATACTCAATATGAGCGCCAAGGCGGTCACGGAGGAAGGCGAGGTCTCGCTTGAAAGTACTAGGCGAGACCTCGAAGCAATCGAGAAATTGCTTTCGGCAAGGGAAGGCCTTGCGTTTCAGACGTTCATAAAGCCAATTGATTCGTTCGTAACCGGTCATTAGTACCAGCTACAGTTTATCCCTTATTATTTCAACTAAAAAGGCGGTGCCAGAATTGAACACCCCAGATTGATTAACCTGAAGTTTAAAGCCCCCGGAAACAGGAAATGCCGAAGAAACCGTTTGTTTAACGTCGAACAGACACTCTCCTAGCCCCTCATAATTTCACGCCCCGCAACAAGGATGATTTACCAAGTATCTCCTTCAACTCCTTGCGAAAGGCTGGATAACGGTTATAGCGGTTCTGATAATACTCACGCAGCAGGCTTTCCGCCTCCTGCCGACCGGAATGAATCCAGTGGGCCTCGGCCAAGGCGCACAGGATATGGGCGGCGCGGTCGTAGGCATTACGATGTTTGTTGGAAACAATATGGTTGACCCGTTTTTCACTGATACTTTGTGCCCAGCTAAAGTACCGGGCCAACTGCTCTGCCTCGAGCGAAATCAACGCCAGCCCCTTCCTGACTTCTTGATCCATGTCCGGAATACTTTCCCCCTCCCGGACCGAATCATGGAAGAAAATCCCGCAGCCCTCGGTATAACTCTTGAACAGTGAATCGATCAACCCCGTTTCGCGGCCACGGCCAATCAGAAACAATACTGCCGCGCACATCACAGCAGCCGGTGACCCTGATGACCAGCCCACTGGTTTTGCCTTTTGCGCCAGGACAAAGGCATCCTCAATTCTACCAGCCATGAGCAAGGTCAAGGCGAACAAATTTTCATCAAACATCGCTTGCTGCCGCTGTCTATTCAAAACGGACACAGCCCAGTCAAGCTCCTGTTCACGCACCTCTTGGCGTTCCGCCTCACCCACCAAGGCCAACAGGGCAAGGCTCGCGGGCATAGAGGCGAAACGTTGCCGCTTCCCCTCCAAAATTGCCATTGCATCCTGACAATGCTCACCGGCCTCAATCAGAAAATTGGCTACATTGCTCCGATCCTGACCTGCTGGAAGGGCCTCAAGTGCCTCGCGAGCCGCAGACATCAAGGCCGACCAGTCGCCACCCTCACTTAGTTGCCGACACCAATAAAGGTAGGCGAGAGGCTGCTTGTCCCGCCACTGCCTGGCCAGGGCAGCAAGCGCCTCAATACCACCAGCTATTGCAGCTGCTTCCAGACGAAGCCCTGCCAACCTTGGGCTCATAAATCCTTTAGCAGCAAGCGCCT contains the following coding sequences:
- a CDS encoding WYL domain-containing protein is translated as MTGYERINWLYERLKRKAFPCRKQFLDCFEVSPSTFKRDLAFLRDRLGAHIEYDPRRQGYFLTDTDFELPSFWFNRSHLLILAGVCRQLELFVLSPRLTELRSRLMAMLTPGQDQPLVNIFSFETVGCATCDNANFDTMAEAMLIGRVVVFTYRSGGNGTITSREVEPYRLHNYMGAWYLIGYCRERQAPRSFQLSRILELEVLAERVGHHRFSVDDYLAAAFGIFKGEARETVVLHFSPTMARFVSNEFWHGDQVMEPLPDGGLRLSLPVANLTEIRMKVLQYGSEVEVVAPDELREQVAAEAARVVELYGRKK